The Rissa tridactyla isolate bRisTri1 chromosome 16, bRisTri1.patW.cur.20221130, whole genome shotgun sequence genome includes a window with the following:
- the PEX10 gene encoding peroxisome biogenesis factor 10 produces the protein MAAAGPARLVRCGQKDELHRSGLRSGAGAALHGLAGAKKWLEWRKEIELLSDVAYFVLTTLSGYQTLGEEYVNIVQVDSTKKRVPSFLRRAVFIALHAVVPYCLEKGLLHLERELQREADDSRTSQSNLALGLSSRTLMRNWIQKQVVDLTEQQKKTVLQIVYVLKQCVPLLHRLHLAVFYISGTFYHLSKRITGITYLHFGGLQGEDQSIRSSYKFLGIISLFHLLLTIGVQMYSFKQKQRARHEWKLHRNLAHQKNTTKEKTTGRHSRCTLCLEERRHTTATPCGHLFCWECITEWCNTRTECPLCREKFHPQKLIYLRHYQL, from the exons atggcggcggcgggaccggcgCGGCTGGTGCGCTGCGGGCAGAAGGACGAGCTGCACCGGAGTGGGCTGCGCAGCGGGGCCGGCGCCGCGCTGCACGGGCTGGCGG GTGCCAAGAAGTGGCTGGAATGGAGGAAAGAGATCGAACTGCTTTCCGATGTGGCCTACTTCGTCCTTACCACTTTGTCAG GATACCAGACTCTGGGTGAAGAGTATGTTAACATTGTCCAAGTTGACTCAACCAAGAAAAGGGTACCTTCTTTTCTTCGGCGGGCTGTCTTCATCGCTCTTCATGCTGTGGTACCCTATTGCTTAGAAAAGGGATTGCTGCATCTGGAACGCGAGCTGCAGAGAGAAGCTGATGACTCCAGAACCTCACAGAGCAACCTGGCACTTGGCTTATCCAGCAGGACCTTAATGCGAAACTGGATACAGAAACAAGTTGTGGACCTTACggaacagcagaagaaaacagtctTACAGATTGTGTATGTTCTTAAACAATGCGTACCTTTACTTCATCGACTACATCTGGCAGTATTCTACATAAGCGGCACTTTTTATCACCTGTCGAAAAGAATTACAGGGATCACATAT CTGCATTTTGGAGGACTGCAAGGAGAAGATCAGAGTATTCGATCAAGTTACAAGTTTCTTGGAATAATTTCACTCTTCCATCTTCTTCTAACAATTGGTGTTCAGATGTACAGCTTCAAACAGAAGCAGAGAGCAAGGCACGAATGGAAACTACACCGCAACCTAGCTCATCAAAA AAATACGACCAAGGAAAAAACTACTGGGCGCCACTCCCGCTGCACTTTGTGTTTGGAAGAACGGAGACATACAACAGCCACACCTTGTGGGCACCTCTTCTGCTGGGAATGCATCACGGAGTGGTGTAACACCAGA acAGAATGTCCACTGTGCAGAGAGAAGTTTCATCCTCAGAAACTGATCTACTTACGTCACTATCAACTGTAA